From a single Azospirillum fermentarium genomic region:
- the ccmE gene encoding cytochrome c maturation protein CcmE gives MTRKKRRLYMLVLALLGLGTATALTLTAFQDNLVFFFSPSDLQTKGAQVKDRSFRLGGLVEDGSVRKQPDGVTVEFRVTDTINTVAVSYRGQLPDLFREGQGVVAEGKLRPDGVFAAREVLAKHDEKYMPPEVTDALKRAGQYKPAEANAAGK, from the coding sequence ATGACCCGGAAGAAACGGCGTCTCTACATGCTGGTCCTGGCCCTGCTGGGGCTGGGCACGGCCACCGCCCTGACGCTGACGGCGTTTCAGGACAATCTCGTCTTCTTCTTCAGCCCCAGCGACCTGCAGACCAAGGGCGCGCAGGTCAAGGACCGCAGCTTCCGCCTGGGCGGGCTGGTGGAGGACGGCAGCGTCAGGAAGCAGCCCGACGGCGTGACGGTGGAATTCCGCGTCACCGACACCATCAACACGGTGGCCGTCAGCTACCGCGGCCAGTTGCCCGACCTGTTCCGCGAGGGTCAGGGCGTGGTGGCCGAGGGCAAGCTGCGCCCCGACGGCGTGTTCGCCGCCCGCGAGGTGCTGGCCAAGCACGATGAAAAATACATGCCGCCGGAAGTCACCGACGCCCTGAAGCGCGCCGGCCAGTACAAGCCCGCCGAAGCCAACGCCGCCGGCAAATAA
- a CDS encoding heme lyase CcmF/NrfE family subunit: MIPELGHYALVLALFTALVQSGLPLAGAATRNAAWMAVARPAAYAQLALILLAYGALTWAHVVSDFSVANVVENSHSLKPMLYKVSGVWGNHEGSMLLWVVMLAGFGAAVALFGRNLPPTLKARVLSVQAMVAVGFLLFILITSNPFLRVVPAPIDGRDLNPLLQDPGLAFHPPFLYAGYVGFSMAFSFAVAALIEGRVDPAWARWVRPWTLAAWSMLTIGIAMGAWWAYYELGWGGWWYWDPVENASLMPWLAGTALLHSAIVVEKRDALKTWTILLAIITFSLSLMGTFLVRSGILTSVHAFAVDPKRGVFILILLLVATGGSLLLYGLRAPTLKAGGLFAPVSREGALVLNNLLLSTATATVFIGTLYPLFMDILNLGKVSVGAPFFNATFLPLMIPMVAVMVVGPLLAWKRGDVGYALGKLTVAGLITVAAVLWGVASYGGPVLALIGIGAAAWAFFGALAEFAERIRLFRGPLSDSLHRARHLPRSAWGMTITHAALGIAIAGMVGTSAWNSEVIRAMKPGDTAEIAGFTLTFDTIEQVQGPNWKADQGRFTVRRGNELVTVLEPQRRSYSTRMMSTTEAAIRTTLFSDLYVALGDVDAKTGLWTVRLYHHPLVPWIWAGGVLMALGGLLSLTDRRFRVGAPARRAKAAPAHAHPAE, encoded by the coding sequence GTGATCCCCGAACTCGGTCATTACGCGCTGGTGCTGGCGCTGTTCACCGCCCTGGTGCAATCGGGCCTGCCCCTGGCGGGGGCGGCCACCCGCAACGCCGCGTGGATGGCGGTGGCCCGGCCCGCCGCCTATGCCCAGCTGGCGCTGATCCTGCTGGCCTATGGCGCGCTGACCTGGGCGCACGTGGTGTCGGATTTCAGCGTCGCCAACGTGGTGGAGAACAGCCATTCGCTGAAGCCCATGCTCTACAAGGTGTCGGGCGTGTGGGGCAACCACGAGGGGTCGATGCTGCTGTGGGTGGTGATGCTGGCCGGCTTCGGCGCCGCCGTCGCCCTGTTCGGCCGCAACCTGCCCCCGACGCTGAAGGCCCGCGTGCTGTCGGTGCAGGCCATGGTGGCGGTGGGCTTCCTGCTGTTCATCCTCATCACCTCCAACCCGTTCCTGCGGGTGGTGCCGGCCCCCATCGACGGGCGCGACCTGAACCCGCTGCTGCAGGATCCCGGCCTCGCCTTCCACCCGCCGTTCCTTTATGCCGGGTATGTGGGCTTCTCCATGGCCTTCTCCTTCGCGGTCGCCGCCCTGATCGAGGGGCGCGTCGATCCGGCGTGGGCGCGGTGGGTGCGCCCGTGGACGCTGGCCGCATGGTCCATGCTGACCATCGGCATCGCCATGGGGGCGTGGTGGGCCTATTACGAACTGGGCTGGGGCGGCTGGTGGTACTGGGATCCGGTGGAAAACGCTTCGCTCATGCCGTGGCTGGCGGGGACGGCGCTGCTGCATTCCGCCATCGTGGTGGAAAAGCGCGACGCGCTGAAGACCTGGACCATCCTGCTGGCGATCATCACCTTCTCCCTGTCGCTGATGGGCACCTTCCTGGTGCGCTCGGGCATCCTGACCTCGGTCCACGCCTTCGCGGTCGATCCCAAGCGCGGGGTGTTCATCCTGATCCTGCTGCTGGTGGCGACCGGCGGGTCGCTGCTGCTCTACGGGCTGCGGGCGCCGACGCTGAAGGCCGGCGGGCTGTTCGCCCCGGTCAGCCGCGAAGGGGCGCTGGTGCTGAACAACCTGCTGCTGTCCACCGCCACCGCCACCGTGTTCATCGGCACGCTCTATCCCCTGTTCATGGACATCCTGAACCTGGGCAAGGTGTCGGTGGGGGCGCCGTTCTTCAACGCCACCTTCCTGCCGCTGATGATCCCCATGGTGGCGGTGATGGTGGTGGGGCCGCTGCTGGCGTGGAAGCGCGGCGACGTGGGCTATGCGCTCGGGAAACTGACCGTGGCCGGGCTCATCACCGTGGCGGCGGTGCTGTGGGGGGTGGCGTCCTATGGCGGGCCGGTGCTGGCGCTGATCGGCATCGGGGCGGCGGCCTGGGCCTTCTTCGGTGCGCTGGCGGAATTCGCCGAGCGCATCCGCCTGTTCCGCGGGCCGCTGTCGGACAGCCTGCACCGGGCGCGCCACCTGCCGCGCAGCGCCTGGGGCATGACCATCACCCACGCAGCACTCGGCATCGCCATCGCCGGGATGGTCGGCACCTCGGCGTGGAACAGCGAGGTCATCCGCGCCATGAAGCCGGGCGACACCGCCGAGATCGCCGGCTTCACCCTGACCTTCGATACGATCGAGCAGGTGCAGGGGCCGAACTGGAAGGCGGATCAGGGACGCTTCACCGTCCGCCGGGGCAATGAGCTGGTGACGGTGCTGGAGCCGCAGCGCCGCAGCTATTCCACCCGCATGATGTCCACGACCGAAGCCGCGATCCGCACCACCCTGTTCTCCGACCTGTACGTGGCGCTGGGGGATGTGGACGCGAAGACAGGCCTATGGACCGTGCGGCTCTACCACCATCCGCTGGTGCCGTGGATCTGGGCCGGGGGCGTTCTGATGGCGCTGGGCGGGCTGTTGTCGCTGACCGACCGCCGGTTCCGCGTCGGTGCCCCCGCCCGCCGGGCCAAGGCCGCACCGGCCCACGCCCACCCCGCCGAATAA
- a CDS encoding DsbE family thiol:disulfide interchange protein, whose product MTRILFILPLLLFAGVGIAFYQGFSRDPQAIPSVLIDKPVPTFALPPLPGQSGGLSSDGLKGDVQLVNVFASWCVPCKLEHPIITRLSREQGLTVRGINYKDKPEDALTWLARNGNPYATIGADTDGRVSIDWGVYGVPESFLIDRQGRIRFKHAGPLTPEIVEQQILPLVKELRKG is encoded by the coding sequence ATGACGCGCATCCTGTTCATCCTGCCGCTGCTGCTGTTCGCCGGTGTGGGCATCGCCTTCTACCAGGGCTTCAGCCGCGATCCGCAGGCCATCCCGTCGGTGCTGATCGACAAGCCGGTGCCCACCTTCGCCCTGCCGCCGCTGCCGGGGCAGAGCGGGGGGCTGTCCTCCGACGGCCTGAAGGGCGACGTTCAGTTGGTCAACGTCTTCGCCTCGTGGTGCGTGCCGTGCAAGCTGGAGCACCCGATCATCACCCGCCTGTCGCGGGAACAGGGGCTGACGGTCCGCGGCATCAACTACAAGGACAAGCCCGAGGACGCGCTGACCTGGCTGGCGCGCAACGGCAACCCCTATGCCACCATCGGCGCCGACACCGACGGGCGGGTGTCCATCGACTGGGGCGTCTATGGCGTGCCGGAAAGCTTCCTGATCGACCGGCAGGGCCGCATCCGCTTCAAGCACGCCGGCCCGCTGACGCCCGAGATCGTGGAACAGCAGATTCTGCCCCTGGTGAAGGAGCTGCGGAAGGGATGA
- a CDS encoding cytochrome c-type biogenesis protein — protein sequence MKRHLLTAALLLGLSAPLAYAPIVHAVEPSEVLPDPAMEARAREISKDLRCLVCQNQSIDDSNADLARDLRRLVRERLVAGDGNDQVKSYLVDRYGDYVLLRPPFKATTLLLWAGPFALLAAGAVGVAVYLRRRQGPGGADTAPLTEDERRRLDALLKDQG from the coding sequence ATGAAACGCCATCTGTTGACCGCGGCCCTGCTGCTGGGCCTGTCCGCCCCCCTCGCCTATGCCCCCATCGTCCACGCCGTCGAACCGTCGGAGGTGCTGCCGGACCCGGCCATGGAGGCGCGGGCGCGGGAGATCTCCAAGGATCTGCGCTGTCTGGTCTGCCAGAACCAGTCGATCGACGATTCCAACGCCGACCTGGCCCGCGACCTGCGCCGGCTGGTGCGCGAACGGCTGGTGGCCGGCGACGGCAACGATCAGGTGAAAAGCTATCTGGTGGACCGCTACGGCGATTACGTGCTGCTGCGCCCGCCGTTCAAGGCCACCACGCTGCTGCTGTGGGCCGGGCCGTTCGCGCTGCTGGCCGCCGGGGCCGTGGGCGTGGCGGTGTACCTGCGCCGCCGCCAGGGACCGGGCGGGGCCGACACCGCCCCGCTGACCGAGGATGAGCGCCGCCGGCTCGACGCGCTGCTGAAGGACCAAGGGTGA
- the ccmI gene encoding c-type cytochrome biogenesis protein CcmI, which translates to MLFWIVAAAMTAAVVMLIVWPLARPAGAAGSRAAYDLEVYRDQLKELERERDSGLISAAQADAARAEVGRRMLALESAVAKQADAPAVTGRTRIVAVLLALVIPAGALAVYMPLGRPDQPAQPLASRTLPRNDGVPAEVLAAVDKLKQTLAEQPDNIDGWILLGRTYTRMNRYDDAAEAFRQARRIDPKDPDVAAAFGDVAVNSNNGIVSEEARGAFEAALAARPDDPRAQFYLALARFQAGDVRGALDQWRGQMAHTPADAPWLPMLKAQITRAAESLNLNVAEVMPQPLPPRQAAAPAATPDAKPAGQADDLQRNEMVRSMVASLAEKQKANPGDVDGWLRLARSYSVLKEPAKALDAARQAAAHGPARADAQLTLAQTLIDAANLPGDKPSPLPAEAVTALKAALAAEPANPDALWLLGLDAAGAGRKDEAVGLWNKLLTQLDPQGQDHAFVAARIKALQAGG; encoded by the coding sequence ATGCTGTTCTGGATCGTCGCCGCGGCCATGACCGCGGCCGTGGTGATGCTGATCGTGTGGCCGCTGGCCCGCCCGGCGGGGGCCGCCGGCTCCCGCGCCGCCTATGATCTGGAGGTCTACCGCGACCAGTTGAAGGAGCTGGAGCGGGAACGGGACAGCGGCCTCATCTCCGCCGCCCAGGCCGACGCCGCGCGGGCCGAGGTGGGCCGGCGCATGCTGGCCCTGGAAAGTGCGGTGGCGAAACAGGCGGACGCGCCCGCCGTCACGGGCCGCACCCGCATCGTGGCGGTGCTGCTGGCGCTGGTGATCCCGGCGGGCGCGCTGGCGGTCTATATGCCGCTGGGCCGCCCCGACCAGCCGGCGCAGCCGCTGGCGTCGCGCACCCTGCCCCGCAACGACGGCGTTCCGGCCGAGGTGCTGGCGGCGGTGGACAAGCTGAAGCAGACCCTGGCCGAACAGCCCGACAACATCGACGGCTGGATTCTGCTGGGCCGCACCTACACCCGCATGAACCGCTATGACGACGCGGCAGAGGCGTTCCGTCAGGCCCGCCGCATCGACCCCAAGGATCCCGACGTGGCGGCGGCCTTCGGCGACGTGGCGGTCAACAGCAACAACGGCATCGTGTCGGAAGAAGCGCGCGGCGCGTTCGAAGCGGCGCTGGCCGCCCGCCCCGACGACCCGCGGGCGCAGTTCTATCTGGCGCTCGCCCGGTTCCAGGCCGGCGACGTCCGGGGTGCGCTGGACCAGTGGCGCGGCCAGATGGCCCACACCCCCGCCGACGCCCCCTGGCTGCCCATGCTGAAGGCGCAGATCACCCGTGCCGCCGAAAGCCTGAACCTGAACGTGGCCGAGGTGATGCCCCAGCCCCTGCCCCCGCGGCAGGCGGCGGCCCCCGCCGCCACCCCCGACGCCAAGCCCGCCGGTCAGGCCGACGACCTCCAGCGCAACGAGATGGTGCGCTCCATGGTGGCGTCCCTGGCGGAAAAGCAAAAGGCCAACCCCGGCGACGTGGACGGCTGGCTGCGGCTGGCCCGGTCCTACAGCGTGCTGAAGGAACCCGCCAAGGCGCTGGACGCCGCGCGTCAGGCGGCGGCCCACGGCCCCGCCCGCGCCGACGCCCAGCTCACGCTGGCCCAGACGCTGATCGACGCCGCCAACCTGCCCGGCGACAAGCCGTCGCCCCTGCCGGCAGAGGCGGTGACGGCGCTGAAGGCGGCGCTGGCGGCGGAACCGGCCAACCCCGACGCCCTGTGGCTGCTGGGCCTGGACGCCGCCGGGGCGGGCCGCAAGGACGAAGCGGTCGGGCTGTGGAACAAGCTGCTGACCCAGCTCGACCCCCAGGGCCAGGATCACGCCTTCGTCGCCGCCCGTATCAAGGCGCTGCAGGCGGGCGGCTGA
- a CDS encoding PAS domain-containing protein, translated as MMESTAPDIFAADAANAQRVALWWRGLVMGFTAAVLLTGLALGFLTVMLESRLTAIADTARERAVIEETADLAARLTDTVSIERRRAVRQILEGQIGVLERIRGQNALSDDAAPAYQTAWDAPDGALYRYVQALRTMVGENTGLMPVLTATPDEIFAVIDQSLVLQNQRVRTRMLMTVAGIAAILGLAVAAGLLSLPLGLRPALAGLRRARRAVGAPQPAALPAAPAVPADMVARALDQCQSMVVITSSTGIIEYVNTRFLAHNGYATGDVVGQPVRILSAGVFPCGYRTAWETLMDGKVWSGNLCNRRRDGSCYWSYATVTPVRDGTGRVVRFIAVEQDMSQCSAVPCGHPHHAAGGARGETELRNGAALQ; from the coding sequence ATGATGGAGTCCACGGCCCCGGATATTTTTGCCGCCGATGCCGCCAACGCCCAGCGCGTGGCCTTGTGGTGGCGGGGGCTGGTGATGGGGTTCACCGCGGCGGTCCTGTTGACGGGGCTGGCGCTCGGCTTTCTGACCGTGATGCTGGAAAGCCGCCTGACGGCCATTGCCGACACCGCGCGCGAACGCGCCGTCATCGAAGAAACCGCCGATCTGGCCGCCCGGCTGACCGACACGGTTTCAATCGAACGGCGGCGGGCGGTGCGGCAGATCCTTGAAGGCCAGATCGGCGTTCTGGAACGCATACGCGGCCAGAACGCGCTGAGCGACGATGCGGCACCGGCATACCAGACCGCATGGGATGCACCGGATGGTGCCCTTTACCGCTATGTTCAGGCCCTGCGCACCATGGTGGGTGAAAACACCGGCCTGATGCCGGTCCTGACGGCCACCCCCGACGAGATCTTCGCCGTCATCGACCAGAGTCTGGTGCTGCAAAACCAGCGGGTCCGCACGCGGATGCTGATGACGGTGGCGGGCATTGCCGCCATCCTGGGGCTGGCGGTGGCGGCTGGCCTCCTGTCGCTGCCCCTGGGCCTGCGCCCGGCGCTGGCGGGGCTGCGCAGGGCGCGCCGCGCCGTGGGTGCGCCGCAGCCCGCCGCCCTGCCCGCCGCCCCGGCGGTGCCGGCGGACATGGTGGCGCGCGCCTTGGACCAATGCCAGTCCATGGTCGTCATTACCAGCAGCACCGGCATCATCGAATACGTCAACACCCGCTTTCTCGCCCACAACGGCTATGCCACGGGCGATGTGGTGGGGCAGCCGGTGCGTATCCTGTCCGCCGGGGTGTTTCCATGCGGCTACCGCACGGCGTGGGAAACCCTGATGGACGGCAAGGTGTGGAGCGGAAATCTCTGCAACCGCCGCCGCGACGGTTCGTGTTATTGGTCGTACGCCACGGTCACCCCGGTGCGCGACGGCACCGGACGGGTGGTGCGCTTCATCGCCGTCGAACAGGATATGTCCCAATGCTCCGCCGTTCCCTGCGGGCACCCCCACCATGCGGCCGGGGGTGCCCGCGGTGAGACGGAATTACGGAATGGTGCCGCCCTCCAGTGA
- a CDS encoding acyltransferase family protein, whose protein sequence is MQYRPDVDGLRAVAVLPVVLFHAGIPGFGGGFVGVDVFFVISGYLITGLIAEEIRQGRFSLAGFYERRIRRIVPALAVMLLACTVAASALLLPLDYEEFGRSVVAAALSFSNVFFWRQSGYFSDAAELKPLLHTWSLSVEEQFYIVLPLFLLTMAWLFRGRGAQRWTVAGVVALAAGSFALSVLGLERHPDAVFYLMPTRAWELLLGALLGLGAVPPSRRAWVHEAAGLAGLGLIGWAVFMFDRMTAFPGPNALVPCLGAALVIYAGTGAGAGGRLPLASRLLALRGPVFVGLVSYSLYLWHWPLLVFAHYTAFGPLEPATLAGVLALTAVVSVLSWRFVEKPFRTGPWLRGRRAFAHGAAALVLFLGFGGWTLASNGWAARFDPQVSRVEAMANSRNLDYVACKDRDPAHVLNGDLCTVGAADAAGEPWLIWGDSHAWAMLHLFDEAFRQAGARAIVASYDGCVPLFGVSRVHYQGPCRAIADSVDRLIEREGVRRVVMTAYWTGYYRDTLQVDGTVTGPGDRATTAQVLNRGLMRTVDRLSARGIDVYLTDPLPGARWNAPRALAAAVAWNRPIDPAYSLEDYQTMNRDFFQTVEALGGEIRGRLSLWTLLCGGGRCRTEDDGGLPLYFDTNHPARDTFGFAQGPVTAFIRGRIPLAEAPDASLEGGTIP, encoded by the coding sequence ATGCAATACAGGCCAGACGTGGATGGGCTGCGGGCCGTGGCGGTGCTGCCGGTGGTGCTGTTTCATGCCGGGATTCCGGGGTTCGGCGGCGGATTCGTCGGTGTGGACGTGTTCTTCGTCATTTCGGGCTATCTCATCACCGGGCTGATCGCCGAGGAGATCCGGCAGGGCCGCTTCTCCCTGGCCGGTTTCTATGAACGGCGCATCCGCCGCATCGTGCCGGCGCTGGCGGTCATGCTGCTGGCCTGCACGGTGGCGGCGTCCGCCCTGTTGCTGCCGCTGGATTACGAGGAGTTCGGGCGCAGCGTAGTGGCGGCGGCGTTGTCGTTCTCCAACGTCTTCTTCTGGCGCCAGTCCGGCTATTTCAGCGATGCGGCGGAACTGAAGCCGCTGCTGCACACCTGGTCGCTGTCGGTGGAGGAGCAGTTCTACATCGTCCTGCCGCTGTTCCTGCTGACCATGGCGTGGCTGTTCCGGGGACGGGGGGCGCAACGCTGGACCGTCGCCGGGGTGGTGGCGCTGGCGGCGGGGTCGTTCGCCCTGAGCGTTCTGGGGCTGGAGCGGCACCCCGATGCGGTGTTCTACCTGATGCCGACCCGGGCGTGGGAACTGCTGCTGGGGGCGTTGCTGGGGCTGGGTGCCGTGCCCCCGTCCCGCCGGGCCTGGGTGCACGAGGCCGCCGGCCTTGCGGGGCTGGGGCTGATCGGGTGGGCCGTCTTCATGTTCGACCGCATGACGGCGTTTCCCGGCCCCAACGCGCTGGTTCCCTGCCTTGGGGCGGCGCTGGTGATTTATGCCGGGACTGGGGCCGGCGCGGGGGGCCGGCTGCCGCTGGCGTCCCGGCTGCTGGCGTTGCGGGGGCCGGTGTTCGTCGGGCTGGTTTCGTACTCCCTCTACCTCTGGCACTGGCCGTTGCTGGTGTTCGCCCATTACACCGCCTTCGGTCCGCTGGAACCGGCAACGCTGGCCGGCGTGCTGGCGCTGACCGCCGTGGTGTCGGTGCTGTCGTGGCGGTTCGTGGAAAAGCCGTTCCGCACCGGCCCGTGGCTGCGCGGGCGGCGGGCCTTCGCCCATGGGGCGGCGGCGCTGGTGCTGTTCCTGGGGTTCGGCGGCTGGACGCTGGCGTCCAACGGCTGGGCTGCCCGTTTCGACCCGCAGGTCAGCCGGGTGGAGGCGATGGCCAACAGCCGCAACCTGGATTACGTGGCGTGCAAGGACCGCGACCCGGCCCATGTTCTCAACGGCGACCTGTGCACCGTGGGGGCGGCGGACGCGGCGGGCGAGCCGTGGCTGATCTGGGGCGATTCCCACGCCTGGGCCATGCTGCACCTGTTCGACGAGGCGTTCCGGCAGGCCGGGGCGCGCGCCATCGTCGCCAGCTACGACGGCTGCGTGCCGCTGTTCGGGGTCAGCCGGGTCCATTACCAGGGGCCATGCCGGGCCATCGCCGACAGCGTGGACCGGCTGATCGAGCGCGAAGGGGTGCGCCGGGTGGTGATGACCGCCTATTGGACCGGCTATTACCGCGACACGCTGCAGGTGGACGGCACGGTGACCGGGCCGGGAGACCGCGCCACGACGGCCCAGGTGCTGAACCGCGGGCTGATGCGCACGGTGGACCGGCTGTCGGCCCGTGGCATCGACGTCTATCTGACCGACCCGCTGCCGGGCGCGCGGTGGAACGCCCCGCGGGCGCTGGCGGCGGCGGTGGCGTGGAACCGGCCCATCGACCCGGCCTATTCCCTGGAAGACTACCAGACGATGAACCGCGACTTCTTCCAGACGGTCGAGGCGCTGGGCGGCGAGATCCGCGGACGGCTGTCGCTGTGGACCCTGCTGTGCGGCGGCGGCCGTTGCCGGACGGAAGATGACGGGGGGCTGCCGCTCTATTTCGACACCAACCACCCGGCCCGTGACACCTTCGGCTTCGCCCAGGGACCGGTGACCGCCTTTATCCGCGGGCGCATTCCCCTGGCCGAGGCGCCGGATGCGTCACTGGAGGGCGGCACCATTCCGTAA
- a CDS encoding DMT family transporter yields the protein MAEPSPSDAPTPVLPPVGFALLGSVSLLWGVNWPAMKMALAAFDPWTFRFACLLVGGATLLAVSLIGRKSLAVPHADRVPMIVSTALNVTGWQVFSSLGLTMMPAGRAAIIAFTMPLWASLLAALLLGERLTRARVAGLGLGLAGMACLLVPDIARIAAAPWGVLFMLAAAVSWAAGTVAVKRHRWSMDSVPLTGWQLLLGGVPVGIGVVVFGHPGDGFAHATATSLWAALYAVSLPVSYSYWAWYRVVTLFPANVASMGTLAIPVIGVLSSAVLLGETVGWPEIAALVLVLSALSLVLLVPGRR from the coding sequence GTGGCCGAACCCTCCCCCTCCGATGCCCCGACGCCGGTCCTTCCGCCCGTTGGTTTCGCCCTTTTGGGCAGCGTCTCGCTCTTATGGGGCGTCAATTGGCCGGCGATGAAGATGGCGCTGGCCGCCTTCGACCCCTGGACCTTCCGCTTCGCCTGCCTGCTGGTGGGGGGTGCCACCCTGCTGGCGGTGTCGCTGATAGGGCGGAAATCCTTGGCGGTGCCCCATGCGGACAGAGTACCCATGATTGTGTCCACCGCCCTGAACGTGACGGGGTGGCAGGTGTTTTCCAGCCTGGGCCTGACCATGATGCCGGCGGGGCGGGCGGCGATCATCGCCTTCACCATGCCGCTGTGGGCCTCGCTGCTGGCAGCATTGCTGCTGGGGGAACGGCTGACGCGCGCACGGGTGGCCGGGCTGGGCCTGGGGCTGGCGGGGATGGCGTGCCTGCTGGTGCCCGACATCGCCCGCATCGCCGCCGCCCCGTGGGGGGTGCTGTTCATGCTGGCCGCCGCGGTCAGCTGGGCCGCCGGCACGGTGGCGGTGAAGCGCCACCGCTGGAGCATGGATTCCGTGCCCCTGACCGGCTGGCAACTGCTGCTGGGCGGGGTGCCGGTGGGAATCGGGGTGGTGGTGTTCGGCCACCCGGGCGATGGCTTCGCCCACGCCACCGCCACCAGCCTGTGGGCCGCCCTTTACGCCGTGTCGCTGCCGGTCAGCTACAGCTATTGGGCATGGTACCGGGTGGTGACGCTGTTCCCCGCCAACGTGGCATCCATGGGCACGCTGGCGATTCCGGTGATCGGCGTGCTGTCCAGCGCCGTCCTGCTGGGCGAGACCGTAGGATGGCCGGAAATCGCCGCCCTGGTCCTGGTGCTGTCGGCGCTGTCGCTGGTGCTGCTGGTGCCGGGGCGGCGGTAG
- the purD gene encoding phosphoribosylamine--glycine ligase encodes MKVLVVGSGGREHALCWAISASPLCDALYCAPGNAGIADVASCVPLSAEDVDGIVAWVKANGIGFVVVGPEAPLVLGLADRLKAEGVKVFGPSARAAALEGSKGFMKDLLAKYNVPTAAYGRFREVDAAHAFIRQHGAPIVVKADGLAAGKGVTVARTVEEAIAAVDEALVGGRFGDAGAEVVIEEFLDGEEVSFFALVDGETALPLASAQDHKAVGDGDTGPNTGGMGAYSPAPALTPELQERVMREIVEPTVRGMAAEGCPFTGVLFAGLMIQDTAAGKVPKTLEFNVRFGDPECQTLMMRMKSDVLAALVAAADGVLKNFDVRWHDTVSLCVVMAARGYPGDYVKNTEIRALDAAGAVEGVTVFHAGTKRAEDGRILSTGGRVLGVTATGTTVAEAQARAYEAVKRLDWPDGFCRSDIGWRAVGR; translated from the coding sequence ATGAAAGTCCTTGTCGTCGGGTCGGGTGGGCGCGAGCACGCGCTGTGCTGGGCAATTTCCGCGTCGCCGCTGTGCGATGCGCTGTATTGCGCGCCGGGCAACGCCGGCATCGCCGACGTGGCATCCTGCGTCCCCCTTTCGGCGGAGGATGTGGACGGGATCGTAGCGTGGGTGAAGGCCAACGGCATCGGTTTCGTGGTGGTCGGGCCGGAAGCGCCGCTGGTGCTGGGGTTGGCCGACCGTCTGAAGGCCGAGGGGGTGAAGGTCTTCGGCCCCAGCGCCAGGGCGGCGGCCCTGGAAGGCTCCAAGGGCTTCATGAAGGATCTGCTGGCCAAGTACAACGTGCCCACCGCGGCCTATGGCCGTTTCCGCGAGGTGGACGCCGCGCACGCCTTCATCCGCCAGCACGGCGCCCCCATCGTGGTGAAGGCCGACGGTCTGGCCGCCGGCAAGGGCGTCACCGTCGCCCGCACGGTGGAGGAGGCCATCGCCGCCGTTGACGAGGCGCTGGTGGGCGGCCGTTTCGGCGACGCCGGAGCCGAAGTGGTGATCGAGGAATTTCTGGACGGGGAGGAGGTCAGCTTCTTCGCCCTGGTGGACGGTGAGACGGCGCTGCCGCTGGCCTCGGCCCAGGACCACAAGGCGGTGGGCGACGGCGACACCGGCCCCAACACCGGCGGCATGGGCGCCTATTCCCCCGCCCCGGCCCTGACGCCGGAGCTGCAGGAGCGGGTGATGCGCGAGATCGTGGAGCCCACGGTGCGCGGCATGGCGGCGGAGGGCTGCCCCTTCACCGGCGTTCTGTTCGCCGGCCTGATGATTCAGGACACGGCCGCCGGCAAGGTGCCCAAGACGCTGGAATTCAACGTGCGCTTCGGCGACCCGGAATGCCAGACGCTGATGATGCGCATGAAGTCCGACGTTCTGGCGGCGTTGGTGGCGGCGGCGGACGGGGTGCTGAAGAACTTCGATGTGCGCTGGCACGACACGGTGTCGCTGTGCGTGGTGATGGCGGCCCGCGGCTACCCCGGCGATTACGTGAAGAACACCGAGATCCGCGCGCTCGACGCCGCCGGAGCGGTGGAGGGCGTCACGGTGTTCCACGCCGGCACCAAGCGCGCCGAGGACGGCCGCATCCTGTCCACCGGCGGCCGCGTGTTGGGCGTGACCGCCACCGGCACCACGGTTGCGGAGGCCCAGGCACGGGCGTACGAGGCGGTGAAACGGCTGGACTGGCCGGACGGTTTCTGCCGCTCCGACATCGGCTGGCGCGCGGTGGGGCGGTAA